The proteins below are encoded in one region of Paenibacillus sp. YYML68:
- a CDS encoding DUF58 domain-containing protein codes for MTTSSKKRWPLLRYLADAVGSRMIVPTGRMVILAAGGSILAAAGFGVGAGWTALALVNAILLGLTVLDLSLLPRRRTLRIGRTLPPKADVGASFEVVVTVEAEQPAALWLELADDVPQTFEAPDAPLVTAWHGRTAELRYTAKGRERGIFVFDQVQLRYRGMLGLWMKQVRKPLGQTIRIYPDLSAVRGLLSSIQQDMILEGKKLYRKERSGSEFHTMREYVPDDDPRSINWRASARSRTLVTNVYRPERGKFVTILIDCGRMMGVELDGKTKLDVSLEAALALAAVALRQGDKVAVIAFSSRIKAFVPAGAGLAHLQTITDAVFNLQSDFVESSYSLALQHLLKVQKKRSLTVLFSDLDNYMFEDRLLGLLQRMKRQHHLLLLGLRDEVLHGWTRVETTSKRKAYVKSVAHQLTLAREAYTARMAASGIEVIDVPVGQLAWSAVSRYLDVKAKDVL; via the coding sequence GTGACCACTTCATCCAAGAAGCGTTGGCCTCTATTGCGGTACCTCGCTGATGCGGTCGGAAGCCGAATGATCGTACCGACCGGTCGCATGGTCATCCTTGCCGCTGGAGGCTCGATCCTTGCAGCTGCAGGCTTCGGCGTTGGTGCAGGCTGGACGGCGCTAGCGCTTGTCAATGCGATCTTGCTCGGACTGACTGTCCTCGACCTGTCACTTCTGCCGCGCAGACGGACGCTGCGCATTGGGCGAACGCTGCCACCGAAGGCGGATGTCGGTGCAAGCTTCGAGGTCGTCGTGACGGTCGAGGCAGAGCAGCCAGCAGCGCTCTGGCTGGAGCTGGCGGACGATGTGCCGCAGACGTTCGAGGCACCGGACGCGCCGCTCGTCACGGCATGGCACGGCAGGACCGCTGAGCTTCGCTATACAGCGAAGGGGCGGGAGCGCGGTATCTTCGTCTTCGATCAGGTGCAGCTTCGTTATCGGGGCATGCTGGGGCTGTGGATGAAGCAGGTTCGCAAGCCGCTCGGACAGACGATTCGCATCTACCCCGATCTGTCGGCGGTACGGGGTCTGCTGTCCTCTATACAGCAGGATATGATCCTGGAGGGCAAGAAGCTGTACCGCAAGGAGCGAAGCGGCTCCGAGTTTCATACGATGCGCGAGTATGTGCCTGATGACGATCCGCGATCTATCAATTGGCGCGCTTCCGCCCGCTCTAGAACGCTCGTTACGAACGTATACCGACCTGAGCGGGGGAAGTTCGTGACGATTCTGATCGATTGCGGACGTATGATGGGCGTTGAGCTGGACGGTAAGACGAAGCTCGACGTCTCGCTCGAGGCGGCGCTTGCGCTGGCAGCCGTCGCTTTGCGGCAAGGCGACAAGGTGGCAGTTATTGCTTTTTCGAGTCGGATCAAAGCGTTCGTCCCTGCTGGCGCAGGTCTAGCTCACCTGCAGACGATTACGGATGCGGTATTTAACCTGCAGAGCGACTTCGTGGAGTCGAGCTACTCGCTCGCGCTGCAGCATCTCCTGAAGGTGCAGAAGAAGCGCAGCCTGACCGTGCTGTTCTCGGATCTCGATAATTATATGTTCGAGGATCGTCTCCTCGGTCTGCTGCAGCGGATGAAGCGTCAGCATCATCTATTGCTGCTCGGACTGAGGGATGAGGTGCTGCACGGCTGGACACGGGTGGAGACGACCTCGAAGCGGAAGGCGTATGTGAAGAGTGTGGCTCATCAGCTTACATTGGCACGTGAAGCGTATACGGCGAGGATGGCTGCTTCAGGCATTGAGGTGATCGACGTACCGGTTGGTCAGCTGGCCTGGAGCGCCGTTAGTAGGTATCTCGATGTGAAGGCGAAGGATGTGCTCTAA
- a CDS encoding stage II sporulation protein M translates to MDIQWYIREHKPVWSELERLLEQFERQRATIGAAQVDRLTELYKTASAHLAYAKTYYASDEVTLFLNQLISRAHQALYAEQGKGENRLSDFFKHLFIGHVLNRGWFIAAALALFVLGGLSGFLAVSSNPLNLYAIIPSSIAESIDPSKVGHNHADVQHATMSTAIMTNNIRVAVLAFVGGITFGLLTVYVMFYNGLLIGALTAVFWQAGYSYTFWAYILPHGVIELTAIFIAGGSGLYMGYRMIDPGRYTRKYQFIQSVKESALLLLGTIPLFVIAGIIEGYLTPSELSLEIKYIFSGATLVALLVYGVYGASVIRRTGRSTAPGAL, encoded by the coding sequence ATGGATATTCAATGGTACATTCGCGAGCACAAGCCGGTCTGGTCCGAGCTTGAGCGACTGCTCGAGCAGTTCGAGCGGCAGAGAGCCACGATAGGCGCCGCTCAAGTGGACAGACTGACCGAGCTGTACAAAACAGCCTCCGCTCATCTGGCCTACGCAAAGACGTATTACGCAAGCGATGAGGTCACCTTGTTCCTTAACCAGCTTATATCCCGTGCCCATCAAGCGCTCTACGCCGAGCAAGGCAAGGGTGAGAACCGGCTCAGCGACTTCTTCAAGCACCTGTTCATCGGCCATGTGCTGAACCGTGGATGGTTCATCGCAGCGGCACTTGCGCTGTTCGTTCTCGGCGGCTTAAGCGGGTTCCTTGCCGTCTCGAGCAACCCGCTGAACTTATATGCCATCATCCCCTCATCCATCGCCGAGAGCATCGATCCATCCAAGGTCGGGCACAATCATGCCGACGTCCAGCACGCGACGATGTCCACCGCCATTATGACGAACAATATTCGGGTAGCGGTGCTGGCCTTCGTCGGCGGCATTACGTTCGGGTTGCTGACTGTTTACGTGATGTTCTACAACGGGCTGCTGATTGGTGCGCTGACGGCCGTATTCTGGCAGGCTGGCTACAGCTACACGTTCTGGGCATACATACTCCCGCACGGCGTCATCGAGCTGACAGCGATCTTCATCGCAGGCGGCTCGGGGCTCTATATGGGCTACCGGATGATCGATCCAGGCCGATATACGCGCAAGTATCAATTCATCCAATCGGTGAAGGAATCGGCGCTTCTCTTGCTAGGCACGATCCCCTTATTCGTTATCGCCGGCATCATCGAAGGCTATCTAACGCCTTCTGAGCTATCGCTAGAGATCAAGTACATATTCTCCGGCGCCACGCTCGTCGCTCTGCTCGTGTATGGGGTGTATGGCGCATCCGTCATACGGAGAACTGGCCGATCTACAGCCCCAGGCGCCCTCTGA